A genomic segment from Glycine soja cultivar W05 chromosome 18, ASM419377v2, whole genome shotgun sequence encodes:
- the LOC114397491 gene encoding protein NRT1/ PTR FAMILY 6.1, with product MDSSEIKSPAEGSQQGTPGNSLRRKKLAIYFIESEDRRMAFGRGYTAGSTPVDIHGKSIVDLSKTGGWIAAFFIFGNEMAERMAYFGLSVNMVAFMFYVMHRPFTSSSNAVNNFLGISQASSVLGGFLADAYLGRYWTIAIFTTIYLAGLTGITLCATISKFVPNQEECDQFSLLLGNCEAAKPWQMTYLYTALYITAFGAAGIRPCVSSFGADQFDERSKNYKAHLDRFFNIFYLSVTIGAIVAFTVVVYVQMKFGWGSAFGSLAIAMGISNMVFFIGTPLYRHRLPGGSPLTRVAQVLVAAFRKRNASFGSSEFIGLYEVPGRQSAIKGSRKISHTDDFRFLDKAALQLKEDGANPSPWRLCTVTQVEEVKILMKLIPIPACTIMLNVVLTEFLTLSVQQAYTLNTHLGRLKLPVTCMPVFPGLSVFLILSLYYSIFVPVFRRITGHPHGASQLQRVGIGLAVSILSVAWAAIFERYRRNYAIKHGYLASFLTAMPNLSAYWLLIQYCLIGVAEVFCIVGLLEFLYEEAPDAMKSIGSAYAALAGGLGCFVATIINNIIKSATGNLDKGQPSWLSQNINTGRFDYFYWLLTALSIINFAIFVYSAHRYKYREHQVHEMEKHEMTYVGSS from the exons ATGGATAGCTCCGAAATCAAGTCACCAGCAGAAGGCTCCCAACAGGGGACACCAGGAAATTCACTGCGTAGAAAGAAGCTAGCCATATACTTCATTGAGTCTGAGGATAGAAGGATGGCCTTTGGTCGTGGGTACACAGCAGGATCTACACCAGTTGATATCCATGGCAAATCCATTGTTGATCTTTCAAAGACTGGTGGTTGGATTGCTGCCTTCTTTATAtttg GAAATGAAATGGCAGAAAGAATGGCTTATTTCGGCCTTTCGGTTAACATGGTGGCCTTTATGTTTTATGTGATGCATAGACCTTTTACAAGTTCATCCAACGCAGTCAACAATTTCTTAGGAATATCACAAGCTTCCTCCGTGCTCGGTGGTTTTCTAGCCGATGCATATCTTGGACGCTACTGGACCATAGCCATCTTCACTACAATCTATCTTGCG GGTTTAACAGGAATAACACTATGTGCAACAATAAGCAAGTTTGTACCGAACCAAGAAGAGTGTGACCAATTTTCTCTACTATTGGGAAACTGTGAGGCAGCAAAACCGTGGCAGATGACATACCTCTACACGGCTCTATACATCACAGCGTTTGGAGCTGCAGGGATAAGGCCATGCGTGTCTTCTTTTGGAGCAGACCAGTTTGATGAGAGAAGCAAAAACTACAAGGCACACCTTGACAGATTCTTCAACATCTTCTATCTGTCAGTGACCATAGGTGCAATTGTGGCCTTCACAGTGGTGGTGTACGTGCAGATGAAATTTGGATGGGGATCTGCATTTGGGTCACTGGCAATTGCAATGGGAATATCTAACATGGTCTTCTTCATAGGCACTCCATTGTACAGGCACAGGTTGCCAGGAGGTAGCCCTCTTACTCGTGTTGCTCAAGTCTTGGTTGCTGCATTTAGAAAGAGAAATGCCTCTTTTGGTAGCAGTGAGTTCATAGGCTTGTATGAGGTTCCTGGCAGACAGTCTGCTATCAAGGGAAGTAGAAAGATTTCTCACACTGATGATTTCAG GTTTCTTGACAAGGCAGCTCTGCAATTGAAAGAAGATGGTGCTAATCCGAGTCCTTGGAGACTGTGTACTGTGACTCAAGTAGAAGAAGTGAAGATCCTTATGAAACTTATCCCCATACCAGCTTGCACAATCATGCTGAACGTGGTCTTAACAGAGTTTCTCACTCTCTCAGTCCAGCAGGCTTACACTCTCAACACCCACTTGGGTCGCTTGAAACTCCCAGTTACATGCATGCCTGTATTCCCAGGCCTCAGTGTTTTCCTCATACTTTCTCTCTACTACTCCATTTTTGTCCCCGTCTTTCGACGCATCACGGGCCATCCCCACGGTGCATCTCAGCTTCAGAGGGTAGGAATTGGGTTGGCAGTGTCTATTCTATCAGTGGCATGGGCTGCAATATTTGAAAGGTACAGAAGAAACTATGCAATAAAACATGGGTATTTGGCTAGTTTCCTCACAGCAATGCCCAACCTAAGTGCATATTGGTTGTTGATCCAATACTGCCTCATAGGTGTGGCTGAAGTATTTTGCATTGTGGGGTTATTGGAATTCCTATATGAGGAAGCCCCTGATGCCATGAAGAGCATAGGGTCTGCTTATGCTGCACTAGCTGGTGGCTTGGGTTGTTTTGTGGCCAccatcataaacaacatcaTCAAATCTGCCACTGGCAACTTAGACAAAGGCCAACCATCTTGGCTGTCTCAAAACATCAACACTGGCAGGTTTGATTACTTCTACTGGCTTCTCACAGCTTTGAGCATCATCAACTTCGCCATCTTCGTATATTCGGCGCATAGATACAAGTACAGGGAACACCAAGTTCATGAGATGGAGAAACATGAAATGACATATGTTGGGAGCTCCTAG
- the LOC114396339 gene encoding uncharacterized protein LOC114396339: MASVSKLSTPNPVASLSEALRPRDSRFLTFKPSSIAFNHKTNLFASLRSIHSLPLKTSLRIKCSQTDGNGSPAKRTVLHDLYEKEGQSPWYDNLCRPVTDLLPLIASGVRGVTSNPAIFQKAISSSNAYNDQFRELVQTGKDIESAYWELVVKDIQDACRLFEPIYDQTDGGDGYVSVEVSPRLADDTEGTIEAAKWLHKVVDRPNVYIKIPATEACVPSIKEVIANGISVNVTLIFSLARYEAVIDAYLDGLEASGLNDLSRVTSVASFFVSRVDTLIDKALEKIGTPVALNLRGKAAVAQAALAYQLYQRKFSGPRWEALVKKGAKKQRLLWASTSVKNPAYSDTLYVAPLIGPDTVSTMPDQALQAFIDHGTVSRTIDSNASEAEGIYNALQKLGIDWSFVGSQLELEGVDSFKKSFDSLLDSLQEKANSLKLVSH, translated from the exons ATGGCTTCCGTTTCCAAGCTCTCAACGCCAAATCCAGTTGCTTCCTTATCAGAAGCGCTTCGCCCCCGAGATTCTCGCTTCCTCACCTTCAAACCTTCTTCCATCGCTTTTAATCACAAAACTAACCTATTCGCTTCCCTCCGATCCATTCACTCGCTCCCTCTTAAAACCTCCTTACG GATCAAATGCTCCCAAACAGATGGGAATGGAAGTCCTGCAAAGAGGACAGTGCTTCATGATCTTTATGAGAAAGAAGGGCAGAGTCCATGGTATGATAATCTCTGCAGACCTGTTACAGACCTGCTTCCTCTTATAGCAAGTGGTGTCAGAGGCGTCACTAGCAACCCTGcg ATCTTTCAGAAAGCTATCTCATCATCGAATGCTTACAATGATCAGTTCAG GGAACTTGTGCAAACAGGGAAAGACATTGAAAGTGCATATTGGGAACTTGTAGTGAAGGATATCCAAGATGCTTGCAGACTATTTGAACCAATCTATGATCAAACAGATGGTGGTGATGGGTATGTTTCTGTTGAAGTATCTCCTAGGCTCGCTGATGACACTGAGGGAACCATAGAAGCTGCAAAATGGCTTCATAAAGTGGTTGATCGCCCCAATGTGTATATTAAGATTCCTGCTACAGAGGCATGTGTGCCTTCAATTAAGGAAGTTATTGCTAATGGGATAAGTGTGAATGTGACG CTGATATTCTCTCTTGCAAGATATGAAGCTGTAATTGATGCATACTTGGATGGTCTTGAGGCATCTGGGTTAAATGACCTCTCTAGAGTTACAAGTGTTGCCTCTTTCTTCGTCAGTAGAGTGGACACCCTCATTGACAAGGCCCTTGAGAAAATTGGCACCCCAGTGGCCCTTAATCTACGTGGGAAG GCAGCGGTAGCCCAAGCAGCATTGGCTTACCAGCTCTACCAAAGGAAATTTTCTGGTCCAAGGTGGGAAGCTCTAGTTAAAAAGGGGGCCAAGAAGCAAAGGCTCCTCTGGGCCTCAACCAGTGTAAAGAATCCTGCCTATTCTGACACCTTATATGTTGCTCCTCTTATTGGACCCGACACT GTATCAACAATGCCAGACCAAGCCCTTCAAGCATTTATCGATCATGGTACCGTATCCAGGACAATAGACTCAAATGCATCTGAAGCTGAAGGAATATACAATGCTCTCCAGAAATTGGGTATTGACTGGAGCTTTGTTGGTTCCCAGCTTGAACTTGAAGGAGTGGACTCGTTTAAGAAGAGCTTTGACAGCCTCCTGGATTCTCTGCAAGAGAAGGCAAACTCTCTTAAGTTGGTCAGCCATTGA
- the LOC114397456 gene encoding galactolipase DONGLE, chloroplastic-like — MASVTHLPSISRTNNDHITFSQTFHPIKSHPFGQISLPMRKNHDLSPLSHSIVASGSVLGITSSESIHNVSKTTTKPTHTSTLSNFWREVQGCNNWENLLEPLHPLLRQEIIRYGEFVTASYKAFDLNPNSKRYLNCKYGKKSMLSEVGMSNSGYNITKYIYATPDINLPNMTYNNSSSSSARWIGYVAVSSDEAVKRLGRRDILVTFRGTVTNQEWISNLMSSLTPAMLDPYNPRPEVKVESGFLSLYTSDESSASNKFGLESCREQLLSEVSRLMNKYKGEKENLSISLAGHSMGSALAILLSYDIAELGLNKKSGTHEVPVTVFSFGGPRVGNSEFKHRCEELGVKVLRIANVNDPITKLPGVVFNENFRVLLGGRYEFPWSCSCYAHVGVELLLDFFNVQNPSCVHDLDSYIGLLRRPNKDEVLMKRERDEDGVNSLLEKARELLFNSQSMKILAGVLTAYNYHDLLNSVSRDILCSWSDELLFGLVFFVVVGSN; from the coding sequence ATGGCTTCTGTCACACACCTACCCAGCATCAGCAGAACCAACAATGATCACATCACATTCTCGCAAACCTTTCACCCAATAAAGTCTCACCCCTTTGGGCAGATTTCACTTCCCATGAGAAAAAACCATGACTTGTCTCCCCTTAGCCACTCAATTGTTGCTTCGGGTTCCGTACTAGGAATCACCTCCTCCGAGTCTATTCATAATGTTTCCAAAACAACTACAAAGCCCACACACACTTCTACTCTTTCCAATTTCTGGAGAGAGGTTCAAGGGTGCAACAACTGGGAAAACCTTTTGGAGCCTTTGCACCCTCTTCTCCGCCAAGAGATCATTCGCTATGGCGAGTTCGTAACGGCCTCATACAAGGCCTTTGATCTCAACCCAAACTCCAAACGATACTTGAACTGCAAGTATGGGAAGAAGAGCATGTTGAGTGAGGTGGGAATGTCAAACTCTGGctacaacatcacaaagtacaTCTATGCCACACCTGACATAAACCTCCCCAACATGACTTATAACaactcttcttcatcttctgctCGGTGGATTGGTTACGTGGCTGTGTCCTCAGATGAAGCTGTCAAGAGACTTGGCAGGAGAGACATATTGGTAACTTTCCGCGGAACAGTTACCAATCAAGAATGGATTTCGAACTTGATGAGTTCATTGACACCGGCCATGCTTGATCCCTATAATCCACGACCTGAAGTGAAGGTGGAGTCAGGGTTTCTCTCTCTTTACACCTCAGATGAGAGCTCAGCTTCCAACAAGTTTGGACTCGAGAGTTGCAGGGAACAGCTTCTCTCTGAGGTGTCGAGGTTGATGAACAAGTACAAAGGGGAGAAAGAGAACCTTAGCATATCCTTGGCTGGTCACAGCATGGGGAGTGCTTTGGCCATCTTGCTTTCCTATGACATAGCCGAGCTTGGATTGAACAAAAAAAGTGGCACTCACGAGGTGCCAGTTACTGTGTTCTCCTTTGGGGGACCAAGAGTTGGTAACTCCGAATTCAAGCACCGGTGTGAGGAGTTGGGAGTGAAAGTACTAAGAATAGCGAATGTTAATGACCCCATCACGAAACTACCCGGTGTTGTGTTCAACGAGAATTTTAGGGTTTTGTTGGGAGGGAGGTACGAGTTTCCTTGGAGTTGCTCGTGTTATGCTCACGTGGGGGTTGAACTACTGCTTGATTTCTTCAACGTGCAAAACCCATCTTGTGTTCATGACTTGGATAGCTATATTGGCCTTCTTAGGCGTCCCAATAAAGATGAAGTGCTAATGAAGCGCGAAAGGGATGAAGATGGAGTGAACTCTTTGTTGGAGAAAGCAAGAGAGTTGCTCTTCAACTCGCAAAGCATGAAAATTTTGGCCGGAGTGTTAACTGCATACAACTACCATGATTTGCTGAATTCAGTCTCAAGGGACATACTGTGTTCTTGGAGCGATGAACTGCTTTTTGGCttggttttttttgttgttgtaggTAGTAACTAG